The Candidatus Neomarinimicrobiota bacterium genomic interval TATTGCCTACGTTAACGGGGCATGAACAATCAGTGGCCCACGAGTACCTCTATTGGGAATTCCCCGCTTACAAAGGCCAGCAAGCCGTTAGAATGGGTAAATGGAAAGCCATTCGCCGGGAAATCTTTAAAGGAAATATGGCCATCGAACTTTATGATTTGGAATCGGACATTCAAGAACAGAATGATGTGGCCGAATCCAATCCAAGGATTATTGAAAGAATGGAAGCCATAATGGTTGAAGCGCATTCACCGTCATATCTAGAAAAGTTTCAATTTCCACAGTTGGGAGATAATTTTCCGAAATGAAAAAATGGCAAGGATATCGCCCTGAAATTCGCGATGAAAGCTATGATGCAATTATAATTGGATCGGGTATGAGTGGCTTAACTACGGCAGTATTGTTGGCAGAACATGGTCAAAAAGTCCTCGTCCTAGAAAAACATTTTAAAGTGGGAGGATTTACTCACACGTTTAAACGGAAGAATTACGAATGGGATGTAGGGATTCATTATATTGGTGAAGTGCATAATAAGAAATCTTATTCACGCCGATTATTTGATCGCGTGACAGACGGCAATCTAAAATGGGCAAAAATGGACGATAATTATGATCGCATTATTTTTCCGGATAAATCTTATGATTTTATTGCTCCCCAAGAAAAGTTCATCGAAACATTGTCTATCCAATTTCCGGGAGAAGAAGAAGCCATTCGTGCATATGTGAGGTTACTTCATGCCCAGGTGAAAAGTGGACGAGGCTTTTTTGCCAGTAAAGCACTGCCAAAATGGTTAGCCCCATTCCTGCGCAACGCCATGACAAAACAATTTTTTAAAAATGCGGATAAGTCCACTAAAGAAGTCTTGAAACAATTCACCAGAAATGAAAAATTGATAGGTGTTTTAACAGGACAGTGGGGGGATTACGGTTTGCCGCCAAAACGAAGTAGTTTTGCCATGCATGCCATGGTGGCTCGCCATTACCTGGATGGGGGAAATTATCCTGTTGGCGGGTCTCGAATGATTGCTGAATATGCTACGGATCTTATTGAATCTCTCGGTGGAAAAATTGTGGTGAATGCTGGTGTGGATGAAATATTAGTTCAAGGGAAAAGAGCCATAGGCGTTCGGTTGGATAATGGGGATGAATTGTTTGCAAAAACAATTGTCAGCAGTGCGGGGTTGGTGAATACTGTAAACACCTTTTTACGAAATCAAACTCAGTCAAACCAATTCAAATCCAAAATGAAAAAAGTTCAACCAACAGAAAGCTATGTTTGTCTTTATATGGGATTAAATAAAACAGCTCAAGAGTTAGGGCTAAAAACAACGAATCTATGGATTTACCCCGGATATGATCATGATCAAAATGTGACCAATTACACAAATGATCCCAAAGGTGAATTCCCAGTTGTTTATGTTTCATTTCCTTCAGCAAAAGACCCGGATTGGGTTAAAAATCATCCTGGATGTGCCACAATGGAGGCAATTACTTTGGGTCGTTGGGATGATTATAAGGAATGGGAGAACGAACCGTGGAAAAAGCGTGGTGCATCCTATGAGGAATTTAAAAAATCCATATCCAAAAAAATATTAGATGTGGTGTATCAGCATGTGCCTCAAGCTGAGGGTGCTATGGATTTTTATGAACTTTCTACACCACTTTCAGTTCGAGATATGGCCCATTATCCTGCAGGAGAAATGTATGGGCTCGATCATACATCAGAACGGTTTCGACAAAATTGGCTTCGTCCACAAACAGAAATAAACAATTTTTTTCTCACAGGGCAAGATGTTACCACAGTGGGATTAACAAGCGCCTTGTTTTCAGGATTGTTAACCGCTTCATCCATTCTCAATAAGAATCTCATGAAATCACTTTAATTGTTTATAATTTGTAGAGAAGTCCTGTTTGCCGGTACAATATGTCTCTACTTATTTTATTTTCTGTCTTAGTGCATCTTAACCTAATTTCCTCGCACATTTTTAAAAGGAGTGTCCATGCGTAATGTCCTAATTAAAATTCTATTACCCATTTCCGTAATTTTTGCAGGAGGATTAAAATCACCAGCTGAATTCCTCGGATATGATTTGGGTGATCATTTCACTTATCACCATCGTGTCGTTTCATATTATGAACATGTGGCTGATGCTGCATCCAATGTTAAGATTATTCCCTATGGTAAAACCTATGAACAGCGGCCACTTTTGGTGGCAGTTATATCCAGTGATGAAAACATGGCTATGCTCGATGACTTGCGCATGGATAACCTGAAACGGGCGGGCCTTATGAAAGGGAATCCTACTGGTAAAAAAGTGGGCATTGTTTGGCTTAGTTATAACGTCCATGGGAATGAAGCTAACTCGACTGAAGCGGCCATGAAAACACTTCATGCATTGGCGGATAGAAATAATAAATCCACACAAGAATGGTTGGAAAATACCATAGTTATTTTGGATCCTTGCATTAACCCTGACGGTCGGGACAGATACACTAACTGGTTCCGGATGACTGGTAACCGCTGGCCCGATGCAGATCCCCTGGGGAGAGAACATATGGAACCCTGGCCCGGTGGTCGAACCAACCATTATTATTTTGACTTAAACCGGGATTGGGCATGGCAAACTCAAATTGAATCTGAATCGCGAATTACGCTTTATAATCAGTGGCTACCTCATGTACACGTAGATTTTCATGAACAGGGTATCAATAATCCCTATTATTTTGCTCCGGCAGCAGAGCCATTCCACGAATATATTACCGATTGGCAACGTGAACTCCAGACCATGATCGGGAAGAATCACGCTAAATATTTTGACAAGAATAATTGGCTCTATTTCACCAAAGAAGTATTTGACCTTTTATACCCAAGTTATGGGGATACTTATCCCACTTATAACGGTGCCATTGGGATGACCTATGAGCAAGCTGGACATAGTCGTGGCGGACTTGCGGTAGAGACGGAAGATGGAGATACACTTACTTTGAAAGATCGACTAACCCATCACCATACAACAGGATTGTCTACAGTAGAAGTGGCGTCCCAAAATGTGGATCGCATGGTTTCTGAATTCACGAAGTTTTTTGCAAATGGAAAGAAAAATCCTCGTGGCGAATTCAACCATTATATTATTCCAAAATCGAATCGAATTGATAAAGTCAATGATCTGAAAGAGTGGCTCGATAAAAATGGTATTGAACATCGTGTGGCGAGCGTGGGGAAATCAGTAAAGGGATTTAGCTATCAATCGGGAAAAAAGGAACAAGTACGATTAAAAAAGGGCGATATGGTCGTATCTGCCAAACAACCAAAATCTGTACTGGTCCAAGTTTTGTTTGAGCCCCAAACCACATTGCAGGACACATTATCCTATGATCTTACCGCTTGGGCCTTGCCTTATGTTTACGGATTGGACGCTTATGCAATAAAGGGAGATGTGAAATCATCCACCGCGCGACATTTCACGTCAAAATCAAAAGTAATTTCAGGATCGCCCTATGCATATATACTTCCTTGGAAGGGCATCCATGATCTAAAATTTTTAGCATATCTTTTCAAAAATGACATTGTTACCCGCGTCTCAGACGAGCCATTTGAACTGGGTGGAAAAAAGTATAACCGTGGTACATTGGTTATTACGCGAAAAGGAAACGAAAAATTAGGCCCTTCATTTGACGAAATTGTGCAAAAAGGTGCCAAAAAGTTTGAGCGATTCCTCACAGCAGCATCCACTGGTTTTGTCAGTAAGGGAAAGGATTTTGGCTCATCCTCTATGCGGGTGGTGAAACGGCCCAAAATAGGATTAATATCCGGTGACGGTGTAAGGAGTTATGCTTATGGTGAAGTGTGGCATTTCTTTGAGCGGCAAATTGAATTTCCTATTACGGTATTGGGCAGTGATTATTTTACCAATATCCCCAAGCATGATTTCGATGTTTTGATTCTTCCTTCCGGAAATCATTCATATTTGAATAAAGAGTCTTTGAATGAATTGCGTCATTGGGTGCGATCCGGTGGCAGATTGATTCTCATGGCTTCAGCCTTGGATAAGTTTGTGGATCAGAAAGGGTATGGCCTCAAAAAATTTGCAAATGACGATGAGAAGAAATCGTCTGAAAAGAAAAAAAAGGAGAGGGATCTATCTGAAAGATTAAGGTCATATAAAGATCGTCAACGCTCGGGACTAAGTCAAAATGCTTACGGTTCAATCGTTAAGGTGAAAATGGATAATTCTCATCCTCTAGCATTTGGTTATGATGATTCCTATTTTTCTTTGAAACTCCGGAACCGACGTTATGCTTATCTGCCCAAAGGATGGAATGTGGGTACGCTTCAGGATTCCACTGCAATAGTGAGTGGATTTGTAGGATACAAAGCAAAGGAAAATTTCAGGGAATCTATGGTTTTTGGTGTTGAAGAAATTGGTAGAGGTGAAATTGTATATCTATCTGATAATATACTATTTAGAGCATTTTGGTATAATGGGAAACTGTTATTCGGGAATGCAGTATTTATTGTCGGAAATTAACAATGTAAAGACGAATCGGCGATAAGTGGCCACAAAATGAAAATGAAAAAAATATTACCCATATTATTAATTACCCTATTTGGCTGTAGCCAATCTGAGCTCCAATTAAAAACGGCCGATGCTTCAGATGTCCAAAAACAAATCGCTTCCCACGAGGGGAATGAAGCAGTCTTGGTCAATTTTTGGGCCACGTGGTGCGCGCCCTGTATAGAAGAATTCCCAATGATTGTTGACCTATCCAACGAATACAAAGATAAGGGATTGAAAGTTTATTTCTTCAGCGCAGATTGGTCCGATCGAAAAGA includes:
- a CDS encoding zinc carboxypeptidase, with translation MRNVLIKILLPISVIFAGGLKSPAEFLGYDLGDHFTYHHRVVSYYEHVADAASNVKIIPYGKTYEQRPLLVAVISSDENMAMLDDLRMDNLKRAGLMKGNPTGKKVGIVWLSYNVHGNEANSTEAAMKTLHALADRNNKSTQEWLENTIVILDPCINPDGRDRYTNWFRMTGNRWPDADPLGREHMEPWPGGRTNHYYFDLNRDWAWQTQIESESRITLYNQWLPHVHVDFHEQGINNPYYFAPAAEPFHEYITDWQRELQTMIGKNHAKYFDKNNWLYFTKEVFDLLYPSYGDTYPTYNGAIGMTYEQAGHSRGGLAVETEDGDTLTLKDRLTHHHTTGLSTVEVASQNVDRMVSEFTKFFANGKKNPRGEFNHYIIPKSNRIDKVNDLKEWLDKNGIEHRVASVGKSVKGFSYQSGKKEQVRLKKGDMVVSAKQPKSVLVQVLFEPQTTLQDTLSYDLTAWALPYVYGLDAYAIKGDVKSSTARHFTSKSKVISGSPYAYILPWKGIHDLKFLAYLFKNDIVTRVSDEPFELGGKKYNRGTLVITRKGNEKLGPSFDEIVQKGAKKFERFLTAASTGFVSKGKDFGSSSMRVVKRPKIGLISGDGVRSYAYGEVWHFFERQIEFPITVLGSDYFTNIPKHDFDVLILPSGNHSYLNKESLNELRHWVRSGGRLILMASALDKFVDQKGYGLKKFANDDEKKSSEKKKKERDLSERLRSYKDRQRSGLSQNAYGSIVKVKMDNSHPLAFGYDDSYFSLKLRNRRYAYLPKGWNVGTLQDSTAIVSGFVGYKAKENFRESMVFGVEEIGRGEIVYLSDNILFRAFWYNGKLLFGNAVFIVGN
- a CDS encoding TlpA family protein disulfide reductase, with product MKMKKILPILLITLFGCSQSELQLKTADASDVQKQIASHEGNEAVLVNFWATWCAPCIEEFPMIVDLSNEYKDKGLKVYFFSADWSDRKDAVIKFLKDHGVKGVSFMKSDGNDNQFIRDIHEKWTGALPFTIVYDKNGNVTDYWEMKKSREHFEKAIQKAIGL
- a CDS encoding NAD(P)/FAD-dependent oxidoreductase, with product MKKWQGYRPEIRDESYDAIIIGSGMSGLTTAVLLAEHGQKVLVLEKHFKVGGFTHTFKRKNYEWDVGIHYIGEVHNKKSYSRRLFDRVTDGNLKWAKMDDNYDRIIFPDKSYDFIAPQEKFIETLSIQFPGEEEAIRAYVRLLHAQVKSGRGFFASKALPKWLAPFLRNAMTKQFFKNADKSTKEVLKQFTRNEKLIGVLTGQWGDYGLPPKRSSFAMHAMVARHYLDGGNYPVGGSRMIAEYATDLIESLGGKIVVNAGVDEILVQGKRAIGVRLDNGDELFAKTIVSSAGLVNTVNTFLRNQTQSNQFKSKMKKVQPTESYVCLYMGLNKTAQELGLKTTNLWIYPGYDHDQNVTNYTNDPKGEFPVVYVSFPSAKDPDWVKNHPGCATMEAITLGRWDDYKEWENEPWKKRGASYEEFKKSISKKILDVVYQHVPQAEGAMDFYELSTPLSVRDMAHYPAGEMYGLDHTSERFRQNWLRPQTEINNFFLTGQDVTTVGLTSALFSGLLTASSILNKNLMKSL